A segment of the Pseudomonas serboccidentalis genome:
CTACAGAGTTCGGTGTTGCTCACAGATTTCGGGTACGACACTAACCCTGTAGGAGCGAGCCTGCTCGCGATGAACGATAACGCGGTCTACCGGGCAAACCGCTCCGCCCAGCCGATGATCTGTTTCGGCCGTGGCGTCGCGTAAGTGCGCACCTTGGATGTCGACAACCGCAACCGCACCAGCGATTCGGCGATGGTCACCGCCGCCGTCACGCCATCGACCACCGGCACTCCGGTGCGGCGACGAATCTGTTCATCCAGCCCGGCCATGCCGCCGCAGCCGAGGCAAATCACCTCGGCCTTGTCCTGAGTCACCGCCAGTTCCGCTTGTTGCACGATGGCTTCCAGCGCCCGTTGCGGCTCGTGTTCCAGCTCCAGCACTGCCAGACCACTGGCCCGCACCGAAGCGCAGCGATCCCACAGACCCGAGAGTTTCAGCCGGTCTTCGATCAGCGGTACGGTGCGATCCAGCGTGGTCACTACCGAATAGGCGTGGCCGAGAAACATAGCGGTGCTCGCCGCCGCGTCGGTGATGTCCACCACCGGCACGTTCAGCAGTTCCTGCAAGCCTTCGCGGCCGTGTTCGCCGTAGCCGGCCTGAATCACCGCGTCGAACGGTTGATCGTAAGACATCACCCGGTCCATCACGGCGATGGCCGCCAGGTAACTTTCGAAATTGCCTTCCACCGAGTCGGCGCCGAAGAACGGCGTCAGACCAACAATCTCCGTGCCGGGTGAAGCGATCGCCTGCGCCGAGCGGGCGATGGCCTGGGTGATGGATTCGGTGGTGTTGACGTTGACCACAAGAATACGCATGAGAAGTCCTTATTGCGGGCAGTTCAGCGGCCCGAAACCCGGGCCGCGAGGAAATTAGTGGCTGACGTTGTCGACGGCGATGGCTTCGCCACTGACGTCGGCGTAGTGCGGCTGACGCTTGGCAATGATCAGGTAGAGCAGGGCGGCGATGCCGGCGCCCACCAGCCAGGAGAACGGCGAAATGCTGTGGAAGCCCGGCACCAGCGCCAGGACGATGGCGATCAGCGCCGCAGGAATGAACGCTGCCACGGCGCGGAAATTCACCCCGCGGCTGTAGTAATAAGCGCCGTTGGGATCTTCGCTGTACAACTGCGGGACGTGAATCCGGCCTTTGCGGATCAGCCAGTAGTCGACCATGATCACCCCGTACAACGGGCCGAGCAGGGCGCCGAGGCCGGACAGGAAGTACACGATCACCAGTGGGCTGTTGTAGAGGTTCCACGGCAGGATCAGCACGGCGATGGTCGCGCTGATCAGCCCGGCGCGGCGGAAGGTCAGGTACTTCGGCGCCAGGTTACTGAGCACGAAGGCCGGCGCGACGAAGTTGGCCATGATGTTCACTGCCACGGTGACGATCAGGAAGGCCAGGCAACCGAGCACCAGAAAGAACGTGTTGGGAATCGACGCAATGATTTCGGTCGGGCTTTCGATGATCCGCCCGTTGATCTGAAATTGCGCGCCGCACAACAGCACGGTGATGGCGGCGAACACCAGAATGTTCACCGGCAACCCCCAGAAATTACCGACCTTGATGGTCTTGCGGCACGGCGAAGAGCGCGCGAAGTCGCAGAAATTCAGGATCAGCGTGCCGTAGATCGCCAGCCACAGGGCGCCGCCGGCAAAGATGTTGCGCCACATCTCGCCGCCGGTCAGCGGTTCGCGGATCGACCAGGCGATGGTCGCGTTGGCCTGGGTGTACATCCACGCGGCGAGGGCGGCGACGGTCAGCAGAATCACCGGCCCGGCAAAGGCTTCGTAACGGCGGACCATCTCCATGCCGTACGCGAGGATCGCCAGTTGCACGAACCAGATCGCCACGAAACACACCCAGCCCAGGGTCGACAGGCCGAGGATCGAGTTGTGGTCGTACTCGGCGAAGCCGGGGTGGATCGCCGTCAACAGCACGCGAAACACCACCGATGCCAGGTACGTCTGTATCCCGAACCAGGCGATGGCGATCACCGCCCGGATCAACGCCGGAATCTGCGCGCCGTGGATGCCGAAACTGATCCGGCTGATCACCGGAAACGGCACCCCGGTTTTTTGCCCCATGTAGCCGGACAGGTTCATGAAGAAGTACACCAGCGCCGCGCCGATCCCCAGTGACAGCAGGATCTGCCAGCCTCCCAGGCCCAACGCATACAGACCGATGGCGAACGAGTAGTTGGCGATGTTGTGCACATCGTTGGTCCACAGGGCGAAGATGCTGTATTTGCCCCAGCGCCGACCTTCGGTCCGGGTCGGTGCCAGGTCGCTGTTGTGCAGACGGGGGCTCAGTTGTAACGGTTCGGTCAGGCCATCGTGGGGCAAGGGCTGGTCGAGGGCAGAGGCGGGCAGATTCAGCGCGATGTTGTTGGAGAGGCTTGTACGCATTCCGGCAGGCTCCTGATGGGCGGGGCCGCGATGACTGTGCATGAGCCCGGGGCTCGACAAATCTTCGTCGCGGCCAGCAAACATCACTGGTTACGGGGCATCTGCAGCCTGTACGGGATAGGGCGCTTCAGGCTTGCGGATCGAAAGTGTCAGGTCATGTTTTGCGGTTTTGTATACAAAACATGTATGCACTAAAGCCAGATCTGTGCCAGATGCTGATCTATGTGCAGCCGGGCTCATTTCGAAAAGTTATCGATGAGGGCTAAGCTTTTGAAAACAGATGGTTATAAATTGACCGATTGAACAGCTATTTATTTTTTGCGGGAGATTTTGGCGAATGCCGAAAGGAAGGGACGTTCAGAAGGGATGTAACTTTTCAGGGCGAGCAAACAAAAAAGTGCACACATAAATGGCACTGATGGTGACATTCGTGTGTACACATTCTTGAAGATCAGAAGATCGCAGCCTGCGGCAGCTCCTACATGGGAATGCGTTCTCCTGTAGGAGCTGCCGCAGGCTGCGATCTTTTAGCTGTTGGACTTGCTGATGATATTCCCCGCATGCAACCCACATTCTTTCTGCGTCGCTTCTTCCCACCACCAGCGGCCTTCGCGCTCGTGCTGGTTCGGCAGGACCGGGCGGGTGCACGGTTCGCAGCCGATGCTGATGAAGCCGCGTTCATGCAGGCTGTTGTATGGCAGCTCAAGCATGCGGATGTAGCCCCAGATCTCTTCGCTGGTCATTTGCGCCAGCGGGTTGAACTTGTACAGGGTGCGTTCCGGGGTGGAGAACGCGGTGTCGATTTCCAGCACCGCCACGGCGCTGCGGGTGCCTGGGCTCTGGTCGCGGCGCTGGCCGGTGGCCCAGGCTTTGACGCCAGACAATTTGCGGCGCAGCGGTTCGATCTTGCGGATGCCGCAGCATTCGCCATGGCCGTCCTTGTAGAAGCTGAACAGGCCTTTTTCCTTCACGAACGGTTCCAGTTTCGTGTAGTCCGGTGAGACGATTTCGATATCGATCTTGTAGTGCTCGCGCACTTGCTCGATGAAACGATAGGTCTCCGGGTGCAGCCGGCCTGTGTCGAGGCTGAACACCTTGACGTTCTTGTTCAGCTTCCAGGCCATGTCCACCAGCACCACATCCTCGGCGCCGCTGAAAGATATCCACAGCTCATCGCCGAACTCGGCAAACGCGAGCTTCAGGATGTCCTGCGCGGATTTGTTGGCATAGGTCGTGGCGAGTTCCACGACATCGAACGTTGGGCTCATCAGGGCGGCTTCCTACAGGTCGGTGGCGCTGGGCGCTCTATATGGCGGCGATGTTAACAAAAAGCAGCGGGGTACGGGGTGCCCGCTGCGTTGCGCCGTTGCCGGGGAGTCGCTAGAGTTCGGGCTCGCTCGACTCAATAATCAATACAAACGGGAGTGTCTTGTGGAAATTGCTTGCCTGGATCTTGAAGGGGTACTGGTACCGGAAATCTGGATCGCCTTCGCCGAAAAAACCGGAATCGACTCCCTCAAGGCCACCACCCGGGACATTCCCGATTACGACGTGCTGATGAAGCAGCGTCTGCGCATCCTCGACGAGCATGGCCTGAAGCTCTCGGACATTCAGGAAGTGATCGCTACGCTCAAGCCGCTGGACGGCGCAGTGGAGTTTGTCGACTGGCTGCGCGAACGCTTCCAGGTGGTGATTCTCTCGGACACCTTCTACGAGTTCTCCCAGCCGCTGATGCGGCAACTGGGCTTCCCGACCTTGCTCTGCCATCGCCTGATCACTGACGACAGCGGGCGGGTGACCAGCTATCAGTTGCGTCAGAAAGATCCCAAGCGTCAGTCGGTCCTGTCGTTCAAGAGCCTGTACTACCGGGTGATTGCGGCGGGGGATTCGTATAACGACACGAGCATGCTGGGCGAGGCGGATGCGGGGATTCTGTTCCATGCGCCGGAGAATGTGATCCGTGAGTTCCCGCAGTTCCCGGCGGTGCACACGTTTGCCGAGTTGAAGCAGGAATTCATCAAGGCCTCGAACCGCGACCTGAGCCTGTAAACCCAATCCCTGTAGGAGCTGCCGAAGGCTGCGATCTTTTGATCTGGTTTTTTAAGATCAAGATCAAAAGATCG
Coding sequences within it:
- a CDS encoding aspartate/glutamate racemase family protein: MRILVVNVNTTESITQAIARSAQAIASPGTEIVGLTPFFGADSVEGNFESYLAAIAVMDRVMSYDQPFDAVIQAGYGEHGREGLQELLNVPVVDITDAAASTAMFLGHAYSVVTTLDRTVPLIEDRLKLSGLWDRCASVRASGLAVLELEHEPQRALEAIVQQAELAVTQDKAEVICLGCGGMAGLDEQIRRRTGVPVVDGVTAAVTIAESLVRLRLSTSKVRTYATPRPKQIIGWAERFAR
- a CDS encoding NCS1 family nucleobase:cation symporter-1 — protein: MRTSLSNNIALNLPASALDQPLPHDGLTEPLQLSPRLHNSDLAPTRTEGRRWGKYSIFALWTNDVHNIANYSFAIGLYALGLGGWQILLSLGIGAALVYFFMNLSGYMGQKTGVPFPVISRISFGIHGAQIPALIRAVIAIAWFGIQTYLASVVFRVLLTAIHPGFAEYDHNSILGLSTLGWVCFVAIWFVQLAILAYGMEMVRRYEAFAGPVILLTVAALAAWMYTQANATIAWSIREPLTGGEMWRNIFAGGALWLAIYGTLILNFCDFARSSPCRKTIKVGNFWGLPVNILVFAAITVLLCGAQFQINGRIIESPTEIIASIPNTFFLVLGCLAFLIVTVAVNIMANFVAPAFVLSNLAPKYLTFRRAGLISATIAVLILPWNLYNSPLVIVYFLSGLGALLGPLYGVIMVDYWLIRKGRIHVPQLYSEDPNGAYYYSRGVNFRAVAAFIPAALIAIVLALVPGFHSISPFSWLVGAGIAALLYLIIAKRQPHYADVSGEAIAVDNVSH
- a CDS encoding phosphoadenylyl-sulfate reductase, with the protein product MSPTFDVVELATTYANKSAQDILKLAFAEFGDELWISFSGAEDVVLVDMAWKLNKNVKVFSLDTGRLHPETYRFIEQVREHYKIDIEIVSPDYTKLEPFVKEKGLFSFYKDGHGECCGIRKIEPLRRKLSGVKAWATGQRRDQSPGTRSAVAVLEIDTAFSTPERTLYKFNPLAQMTSEEIWGYIRMLELPYNSLHERGFISIGCEPCTRPVLPNQHEREGRWWWEEATQKECGLHAGNIISKSNS
- the thrH gene encoding bifunctional phosphoserine phosphatase/homoserine phosphotransferase ThrH, with amino-acid sequence MEIACLDLEGVLVPEIWIAFAEKTGIDSLKATTRDIPDYDVLMKQRLRILDEHGLKLSDIQEVIATLKPLDGAVEFVDWLRERFQVVILSDTFYEFSQPLMRQLGFPTLLCHRLITDDSGRVTSYQLRQKDPKRQSVLSFKSLYYRVIAAGDSYNDTSMLGEADAGILFHAPENVIREFPQFPAVHTFAELKQEFIKASNRDLSL